Proteins encoded in a region of the Campylobacter geochelonis genome:
- a CDS encoding tyrosine-type recombinase/integrase, translating into MKYKLDCKDSFENSMMFWLTRYVKFKLSSLSNKELRDPKELASINFSLSKGVASINELDGLVKKARNAGLTGVNTYFNPLKKIYETLMFYELDSLKRIDEELLSEVLASTTGGLSDASKKNYRIAVINFFNFLDRQNEDDGRSHNFGIVLKNWGGISGLRGQKLPEFMSEEEIKRFLDAIESAEFKSNSDRNKGIIKLIIFTGIRVGEAINLRKKDISEDGELFVIRIRGKGNKYRVVMIKKHLIQNHLDTLPTHFDNKEGFVFINKNGARLTQAYISRIVEQILFKAGIRKEKNGAHMLRHTFATMLYRKQKDLVLVQEALGHASLNTSRIYTHFDSDKLRLAAQVAEDFSE; encoded by the coding sequence ATGAAATACAAGCTTGATTGTAAAGATAGTTTTGAAAACTCTATGATGTTTTGGCTTACTCGTTATGTTAAATTTAAACTAAGCTCACTTTCAAACAAAGAACTTCGCGACCCAAAAGAACTAGCATCGATAAATTTCTCACTATCTAAAGGCGTTGCTAGTATAAACGAGCTTGATGGGCTTGTTAAAAAAGCGCGAAATGCTGGGCTAACTGGCGTTAATACCTACTTTAATCCACTTAAAAAAATTTATGAAACGCTGATGTTTTACGAGCTTGATAGTCTAAAACGTATAGATGAAGAGTTGCTAAGCGAGGTGCTTGCTAGCACAACTGGTGGGCTAAGCGATGCAAGTAAAAAAAACTACCGCATCGCTGTGATAAACTTTTTTAACTTTTTAGATAGACAAAATGAAGATGATGGAAGATCACATAACTTCGGTATCGTGCTTAAAAACTGGGGTGGAATTAGTGGCTTAAGAGGGCAAAAACTACCAGAGTTTATGAGCGAAGAAGAGATAAAACGCTTTCTTGATGCGATAGAAAGTGCTGAGTTTAAATCCAACAGCGACCGAAATAAAGGCATTATAAAGCTTATAATTTTTACAGGAATCAGAGTCGGAGAGGCGATAAATTTAAGAAAAAAAGATATCAGCGAAGATGGGGAACTTTTTGTTATACGGATTCGTGGCAAAGGCAACAAATACCGCGTTGTGATGATAAAAAAACATCTTATTCAAAACCATTTAGATACCTTACCAACGCACTTTGATAACAAAGAGGGCTTTGTTTTTATAAACAAAAATGGAGCGCGCCTGACTCAAGCTTATATCAGCCGAATAGTCGAGCAAATTCTTTTTAAAGCTGGAATTAGAAAAGAAAAAAACGGCGCTCATATGCTTCGCCACACCTTTGCAACCATGCTTTATAGGAAACAAAAAGACTTGGTTTTAGTCCAAGAAGCGCTAGGCCACGCAAGCCTAAATACATCGCGAATTTACACGCACTTTGATAGCGATAAACTCCGCCTTGCAGCGCAAGTTGCAGAGGACTTTAGCGAGTAA
- the hcp gene encoding hydroxylamine reductase, whose translation MSKDTLEMFCHQCEMSAIGGCGSKGQSMGTCGKDSTLARLQDMMIFGLKGMSAYRHHANELGADTKIVDDTIAQTLYFTLTNMNFNFDEHIEQVLKVGKAGVDVMGILSEAHTKTFGVPSPVRVTQNKAEGKAILISGHNLHALKELLEQTKDKGINIYTHSEMLPAHGYPKLRKYPHLKGNIGKAWFDQTKLFNEFGGAIVMSTNCIVPLRSNCEYSDRLFGYDIAGTKGVTHIVGDDFTPVIQKALSLPDVTGFDSDETLVTGHHYKAILPMAGEILEAISAGKIRRFFVIAGCDAPGKDRNYYRELALALPKDCVILTSSCGKFRFNDVDFGVIEGTQIPRYIDLGQCNDSNGAVAIASALSEATGIAINDLPVSIVLMWMEQKAIIILLALLYLGVKNVHIGPTLPEFVNDEILGFLVEKYNLSLISGDAQADLKKFLGE comes from the coding sequence ATGAGTAAAGATACATTAGAGATGTTTTGTCATCAATGCGAGATGAGTGCGATAGGCGGCTGTGGAAGCAAGGGTCAAAGCATGGGAACTTGTGGAAAAGATAGCACTTTGGCAAGACTGCAAGACATGATGATTTTTGGGCTTAAAGGTATGAGTGCGTATCGCCACCACGCAAACGAACTAGGAGCTGATACTAAAATCGTTGATGATACAATCGCCCAAACACTGTATTTTACGCTAACAAATATGAACTTTAACTTTGATGAGCATATAGAGCAAGTGCTTAAAGTAGGTAAAGCTGGCGTTGATGTGATGGGAATTTTAAGCGAGGCCCATACTAAAACTTTTGGAGTTCCAAGTCCGGTTAGAGTTACGCAAAACAAGGCTGAGGGCAAAGCGATTTTAATCAGCGGTCACAACCTTCATGCGCTTAAAGAGCTGTTAGAACAGACAAAAGACAAAGGTATCAACATCTACACCCACTCAGAAATGCTTCCAGCTCACGGGTATCCAAAGCTTCGCAAATACCCTCACCTTAAAGGCAACATCGGCAAGGCGTGGTTTGATCAAACCAAGCTGTTTAACGAATTTGGCGGTGCGATTGTGATGAGTACGAACTGTATCGTTCCACTTCGCTCAAACTGCGAATATAGCGATAGACTTTTTGGGTATGACATCGCAGGAACAAAGGGCGTTACGCATATAGTGGGCGATGATTTTACTCCGGTGATACAAAAAGCGCTAAGCTTGCCTGATGTTACTGGCTTTGATAGCGATGAAACACTTGTTACAGGACATCACTATAAGGCTATTTTACCGATGGCTGGAGAGATTTTAGAAGCGATTAGTGCTGGAAAAATCAGAAGATTTTTTGTAATCGCTGGTTGCGATGCACCAGGAAAAGATCGCAACTACTACCGCGAACTTGCGCTTGCGCTGCCAAAAGATTGTGTGATTTTAACTTCAAGTTGTGGAAAATTCCGCTTTAATGATGTTGATTTTGGTGTTATCGAAGGTACGCAAATTCCACGCTATATCGATCTTGGACAATGCAACGATAGCAATGGCGCAGTTGCAATCGCTTCAGCGCTAAGTGAAGCAACAGGCATTGCCATAAATGACCTACCAGTTTCAATTGTGCTTATGTGGATGGAGCAAAAAGCTATCATAATCTTACTTGCACTACTTTATTTAGGCGTGAAAAATGTCCATATCGGGCCGACTTTACCAGAATTTGTTAATGATGAGATTTTGGGCTTTTTGGTTGAAAAATACAATTTAAGCTTGATTAGCGGTGATGCTCAGGCGGATTTAAAGAAATTTTTAGGCGAGTAA